One Bacteroidota bacterium DNA segment encodes these proteins:
- a CDS encoding 3-deoxy-D-manno-octulosonic acid transferase: MRFIYNILIHLYSSAIHFASLFNTKAKLWVDGRKNIFEELGKKIRRELKENDELIWFHCSSLGEFEQGRPVIERFRVGGSRFKILLTFFSPSGYEVQKNYKGADFVFYLPIDIPVNARRFVGLLPLKAVFFVKYEFWFNYLSELKRKQIPTYLISGIFRKDQYFFKWYGVWARKQLKAFTHFFLQNEKSKQLLNQFDFVNTTISGDTRFDRVYEIAQSKKEFPLLKTFVEASQVMVAGSTWEQDEKLIANLKLEILNLKLIVVPHEIWESHIESITNLFERHNPIRYSQANDQNIQQAGILIIDNIGMLSSLYQYGHIAYIGGGFGDGIHNILEAAAFGLPTIFGPNYKKFNEAVELIEAGGAFSVNNSSELDSTINKLFNDKEQLVKASTISKNYVLSKKGATEIIVSEVGL; encoded by the coding sequence TTGAGATTTATATATAATATACTCATTCACCTTTATTCAAGTGCAATTCATTTTGCTTCTTTATTTAATACTAAAGCAAAGTTGTGGGTTGATGGAAGAAAAAATATTTTTGAAGAACTGGGAAAGAAAATACGTAGGGAGTTAAAAGAGAATGATGAGCTAATCTGGTTCCATTGCTCATCATTGGGGGAATTTGAGCAGGGGCGACCGGTTATTGAAAGATTCCGGGTTGGAGGTTCAAGGTTCAAGATTTTGTTAACTTTTTTTTCTCCGTCGGGATATGAGGTTCAGAAAAATTATAAAGGTGCGGACTTTGTTTTTTATTTGCCGATAGATATTCCTGTCAATGCAAGGCGCTTTGTCGGATTACTTCCGTTAAAGGCCGTATTTTTTGTAAAGTATGAGTTTTGGTTCAATTATTTATCTGAACTGAAAAGGAAACAAATTCCAACATATTTGATCTCGGGAATTTTCCGGAAGGATCAGTATTTTTTTAAGTGGTACGGTGTTTGGGCACGAAAGCAATTAAAAGCCTTCACACATTTTTTTCTGCAAAATGAAAAATCAAAACAACTTTTAAATCAATTTGATTTTGTAAATACAACCATTAGTGGTGATACGCGATTCGATCGGGTTTACGAGATCGCGCAAAGTAAAAAAGAATTTCCGCTTTTAAAAACCTTTGTTGAAGCTAGTCAGGTAATGGTTGCAGGTAGCACATGGGAGCAAGATGAAAAATTGATCGCTAACTTGAAACTGGAAATTTTAAACCTGAAACTTATTGTTGTTCCTCATGAAATATGGGAATCTCATATTGAATCAATAACTAATTTGTTTGAGCGACACAACCCGATTCGTTATTCTCAGGCTAACGACCAAAACATACAACAAGCTGGGATTCTAATCATTGATAACATCGGAATGCTTTCATCTCTATATCAATACGGGCATATAGCCTATATTGGCGGCGGTTTTGGTGATGGTATACATAATATTCTTGAAGCAGCCGCTTTTGGGTTGCCAACGATCTTTGGCCCTAATTATAAAAAATTTAATGAGGCGGTTGAATTGATCGAAGCAGGTGGAGCATTCTCTGTAAACAATTCTTCTGAATTAGATTCGACAATAAATAAATTGTTCAATGACAAGGAGCAATTGGTAAAAGCAAGTACTATCAGTAAAAATTATGTGCTGAGTAAAAAAGGAGCTACGGAAATTATTGTGAGCGAAGTGGGTCTTTAG
- a CDS encoding DegT/DnrJ/EryC1/StrS family aminotransferase — MRKIQMVDLKGQYEKIKTEVDSAIQNVINNATFINGPEVKIFAADFEQYLDVKHVIPCANGTDALQIAMMALGLKHGDEVITADFTYVATAEVIALLGLTPVLVDVNPDTFDIDVQSIENAITPKTKAIVPVHLFGQCADMEKVMALAKKHHLYVIEDVAQAIGADYTFSDGTKKKAGTIGTIGCTSFFPSKNLGCYGDGGAMYTNDAGLAKKCRMIANHGQSVQYVHDSIGVNSRLDSIQAAVLGIKLKHLNEYAAARNNAAAFYDKAFANNPKLKIPTRSKNSTHVFHQYTLQLNGVDRTKLKEYLASKDIPAMIYYPIPLHMQKAYHDQRYKEGDFPVTEKLCKTVLSLPMHTELDEDTLKYITESILSFIK, encoded by the coding sequence ATGCGAAAAATTCAGATGGTTGACCTCAAGGGTCAGTACGAAAAGATTAAAACGGAGGTAGATTCGGCTATACAAAACGTCATAAATAATGCAACATTTATCAACGGTCCGGAAGTAAAAATCTTTGCCGCCGACTTTGAACAATACCTTGATGTAAAACATGTTATCCCTTGTGCAAATGGCACCGATGCGCTTCAAATCGCTATGATGGCACTTGGTTTAAAACATGGGGATGAGGTAATCACCGCTGATTTTACGTATGTCGCAACTGCTGAAGTTATTGCACTTCTTGGACTCACACCGGTATTGGTTGATGTGAATCCCGACACATTTGATATTGATGTACAATCAATTGAAAATGCAATTACGCCTAAGACCAAAGCTATCGTGCCTGTGCATCTTTTCGGACAATGCGCGGATATGGAAAAAGTGATGGCGCTGGCTAAAAAGCATCATTTATATGTGATCGAAGATGTTGCGCAGGCCATTGGAGCTGATTATACATTTTCGGACGGGACCAAAAAGAAAGCGGGAACTATCGGAACTATTGGATGTACCTCATTTTTTCCCTCCAAAAATCTTGGTTGTTATGGTGATGGCGGCGCTATGTATACCAATGATGCCGGACTTGCAAAAAAATGCAGAATGATCGCCAATCATGGACAATCTGTACAATATGTTCACGATTCTATTGGTGTAAATTCGCGCCTCGATAGTATACAGGCTGCAGTACTGGGAATCAAACTGAAACATCTTAACGAATATGCTGCTGCACGCAATAATGCTGCTGCGTTTTATGATAAAGCATTTGCAAATAACCCTAAACTGAAAATTCCGACGCGCTCAAAAAACTCAACGCACGTTTTTCATCAATACACTTTGCAGCTGAATGGAGTTGATCGCACAAAGTTGAAGGAATACCTGGCCTCAAAAGATATTCCTGCAATGATCTATTATCCCATTCCATTGCATATGCAAAAGGCCTATCACGACCAACGCTACAAAGAGGGCGATTTTCCTGTGACAGAAAAACTGTGCAAAACAGTATTGTCATTGCCTATGCATACTGAATTGGATGAGGATACATTGAAGTATATTACGGAAAGCATTTTATCGTTTATAAAATAA
- a CDS encoding UDP-glucose/GDP-mannose dehydrogenase family protein: MNIAVVGTGYVGLVTGTCLAETGNNVTCVDINEEKVKKMQEGVVPIYEPHLDTLFHRNIKAGRLNFTTKLRDAVEKAKIIFLALPTPPGEDGSADLSYILGVANDLGRVITDYKVIVDKSTVPVGTAEKVYDAVKKNAKCEFSVVSNPEFLREGFAVDDFLKPDRVVVGTSSDKAKKIMEELYRPYVRSGNPILFMDERSAELTKYAANAFLATKITFMNEIANLCEKTGADVDMVRIGIGSDDRIGKRFLFPGIGYGGSCFPKDVQALAKSASDVKYDFKMLTAVMSTNEKQKTILVPKIKEHFSNNLKGKHFALWGLAFKPDTDDIREAPALYIINELLAAGATVTAHDPEAMENVKKQLGNKINYANDQYEALKNADALLIATEWSLFRTPDFEKVSSLLRSKVIFDGRNLYSLAQMKELGYNYYSIGRKTIIN; encoded by the coding sequence ATGAATATTGCAGTCGTTGGTACAGGGTATGTAGGTTTAGTAACAGGAACCTGTCTCGCTGAAACAGGTAACAATGTAACTTGTGTCGATATTAATGAGGAAAAGGTGAAAAAAATGCAGGAAGGCGTTGTTCCCATTTACGAGCCGCACCTTGATACCTTGTTTCACCGTAACATAAAAGCCGGACGTTTAAATTTTACCACAAAACTTAGGGACGCCGTTGAAAAGGCCAAAATAATATTTCTCGCGCTGCCAACTCCTCCCGGTGAAGACGGCTCTGCCGATCTTAGCTATATATTAGGTGTTGCAAATGACCTTGGAAGGGTAATCACTGATTATAAAGTGATCGTTGATAAAAGTACCGTTCCTGTTGGCACTGCCGAAAAGGTTTACGACGCAGTTAAAAAAAATGCGAAATGTGAATTCAGTGTTGTTTCCAATCCCGAATTTTTACGTGAAGGATTTGCGGTGGATGATTTTTTGAAACCGGATCGCGTAGTTGTCGGCACCAGTTCCGACAAAGCAAAAAAAATAATGGAGGAACTATACCGTCCTTATGTACGCTCCGGCAACCCGATCTTATTTATGGATGAACGTTCGGCGGAATTAACAAAGTATGCCGCCAATGCCTTCCTCGCTACCAAGATCACATTTATGAATGAGATCGCCAATCTTTGTGAAAAGACCGGAGCAGATGTTGATATGGTACGCATTGGCATTGGATCTGATGATAGGATCGGTAAACGCTTTTTATTCCCGGGCATTGGTTATGGAGGAAGCTGCTTTCCTAAGGATGTACAGGCTCTCGCTAAATCAGCATCGGATGTGAAGTATGATTTTAAAATGCTCACAGCTGTAATGAGTACAAATGAAAAGCAAAAGACCATTTTAGTTCCCAAAATAAAAGAACACTTCAGCAATAATCTGAAAGGAAAACATTTCGCGCTTTGGGGTTTAGCATTTAAACCCGATACCGATGATATACGTGAAGCGCCCGCCCTGTATATCATAAATGAATTGTTGGCTGCAGGAGCAACCGTTACAGCTCATGATCCAGAAGCAATGGAAAATGTAAAAAAACAGTTGGGGAACAAAATTAATTACGCGAATGATCAGTATGAAGCACTGAAAAATGCAGACGCTTTGTTAATAGCAACAGAGTGGAGTTTGTTCAGAACCCCTGATTTTGAAAAGGTGTCATCATTATTGAGATCAAAAGTAATTTTTGACGGACGTAATTTATACAGCCTTGCACAAATGAAAGAACTTGGATATAACTATTACAGCATTGGACGTAAAACAATAATAAATTAA
- a CDS encoding SDR family oxidoreductase → MKERILITGAAGFLGSHLCDRFIKEGYHVIGMDNLITGDLKNIEHLMKLENFEFYHHDVSKFVFVPGDLKYILHFASPASPIDYLKIPIQTLKVSSLGTHNLLGLARVKKARILVASTSEVYGDPMVHPQVEEYWGNVNPVGPRGVYDEAKRFMEALTMAYHTYHGLETRIIRIFNTYGPRMRLNDGRVLPAFIGQALRGEDLTMFGDGSQTRSFCYVDDLVEGIYRLLMSDYVQPVNIGNPSEITIKEFGEEILKLTGADQKLISLPLPKDDPKQRKPDISKAKKILGWEPKVDRAKGLKITYDYFKSLPKEELFKKEHRFV, encoded by the coding sequence ATGAAGGAACGAATATTAATAACCGGAGCAGCCGGATTTCTGGGTTCGCATTTATGTGATAGATTTATAAAAGAAGGTTACCATGTTATCGGAATGGATAATCTTATCACCGGCGACCTGAAGAATATTGAGCATTTAATGAAGCTGGAAAATTTTGAATTTTATCATCATGATGTTTCTAAATTTGTTTTTGTACCTGGCGATCTGAAATACATTCTACACTTTGCCTCCCCTGCCAGCCCTATCGATTATTTGAAAATACCGATCCAGACATTAAAAGTAAGTTCACTCGGAACACATAATTTGCTTGGCTTAGCACGTGTCAAAAAAGCACGTATTCTCGTTGCCTCAACATCTGAAGTTTATGGCGACCCCATGGTTCATCCGCAGGTTGAAGAATATTGGGGCAATGTAAATCCTGTTGGGCCGCGCGGTGTGTACGACGAAGCTAAACGCTTTATGGAAGCCCTTACAATGGCTTATCACACCTACCACGGCCTTGAAACCCGTATTATACGCATCTTCAACACCTACGGACCCCGCATGCGTTTAAATGATGGACGTGTACTTCCCGCATTTATAGGACAAGCATTACGGGGTGAAGATTTGACTATGTTCGGTGATGGCTCCCAAACCCGCTCGTTTTGTTATGTTGATGACCTGGTAGAAGGAATCTATCGTCTATTAATGAGTGATTATGTACAGCCCGTGAATATTGGCAATCCATCCGAGATTACAATTAAAGAATTCGGGGAAGAGATATTAAAATTAACCGGTGCTGATCAAAAATTAATTTCTTTACCATTGCCAAAAGACGATCCAAAACAACGCAAACCGGATATCTCTAAAGCAAAAAAAATATTAGGCTGGGAGCCAAAAGTTGATCGCGCGAAAGGTCTAAAAATAACTTACGACTATTTTAAAAGTCTGCCGAAGGAAGAATTATTTAAAAAAGAACATAGGTTTGTATAA
- the purB gene encoding adenylosuccinate lyase, with the protein MELLSISPIDGRYRKITAPLADYFSEYALMKYRVQVEVEYFIALCELPLPQLKTVDKKIFPKLRDIYKSFTVDDANAIKEIEKVTNHDVKAVEYFLKEKFDALKLVDSKEFVHFGLTSQDINNTAVPLLWKDAVNNEILPVLTLAINKLSAQTKEWADVPMLARTHGQPASPTRLGKELMVFVERLLGQVGQLVDIPYSAKFGGATGNFNAHNAAYSAIDWVKFANHFVNKTLGLNRSQYTTQIEHYDNLAAQFDALKRINTILIDLNRDMWQYISMNYFKQKIKKGEIGSSAMPHKVNPIDFENSEGNLGMANAIFEHLSAKLPISRLQRDLTDSTVLRNIGVPIAHSLIAYRSLLKGLDKVILNKEALEKDLEDNWVVVAEAIQTILRREGYPKPYEALKELTRTNTHITKESISKFVDSLKVNDNIKKELKKISPANYTGK; encoded by the coding sequence ATGGAACTACTCTCAATATCCCCCATCGACGGCCGTTACAGGAAAATAACAGCACCCCTTGCCGATTACTTTTCAGAATATGCTTTAATGAAATACCGTGTTCAGGTTGAGGTTGAATATTTTATTGCCTTGTGTGAGCTTCCTTTGCCTCAATTAAAAACAGTCGATAAGAAAATTTTCCCGAAGCTCAGGGATATATATAAAAGCTTTACTGTTGATGATGCAAACGCTATAAAGGAAATAGAAAAAGTAACTAACCACGATGTAAAAGCGGTTGAATATTTTTTGAAGGAAAAATTTGACGCGCTGAAATTAGTCGATTCGAAAGAGTTTGTTCATTTCGGGTTAACATCCCAGGATATTAATAATACAGCCGTTCCTTTATTATGGAAAGATGCTGTAAATAATGAGATTTTACCCGTACTTACACTAGCCATTAATAAACTTAGCGCACAGACAAAAGAATGGGCCGATGTACCAATGCTTGCCCGCACACATGGACAACCGGCATCACCTACACGCCTTGGAAAAGAATTAATGGTATTCGTTGAACGGCTTTTAGGACAGGTAGGACAGCTCGTCGACATTCCATACAGCGCGAAGTTTGGCGGTGCTACCGGAAATTTTAACGCACATAATGCGGCTTATTCTGCTATTGATTGGGTAAAATTTGCAAACCATTTTGTAAATAAAACCCTCGGGTTAAATCGCTCACAATACACAACCCAAATAGAACATTACGATAATCTTGCTGCTCAGTTTGACGCGCTCAAACGCATTAATACCATTCTGATTGACCTCAACAGGGATATGTGGCAATATATCTCGATGAATTATTTCAAACAAAAAATTAAAAAAGGAGAGATCGGATCTTCCGCTATGCCGCATAAAGTGAACCCCATTGACTTTGAAAATTCAGAAGGCAATTTGGGCATGGCCAATGCCATCTTTGAACATTTATCCGCGAAACTTCCGATTTCACGTCTGCAGCGTGATCTGACTGATTCAACCGTTTTAAGAAATATCGGTGTTCCTATTGCGCATTCTTTGATTGCATACAGATCATTGTTAAAAGGGCTTGATAAGGTTATTCTGAATAAAGAGGCGCTCGAAAAAGACCTGGAAGATAATTGGGTCGTTGTTGCAGAAGCCATTCAAACTATTTTACGCAGAGAAGGATATCCAAAACCTTACGAAGCGCTGAAAGAACTTACCCGCACAAATACACATATTACCAAAGAAAGTATTTCAAAATTTGTCGATTCACTGAAGGTAAATGATAACATTAAGAAGGAATTGAAAAAAATATCGCCTGCTAATTATACGGGCAAATAA
- a CDS encoding T9SS type A sorting domain-containing protein, protein MKKILLPVCMMAITVALHAQPKVYINLNSHNETSGEPLYDATLPLNYNTAYTAIKEIADSVISKKVKWNFQSDVRFLLGAIKHDPKSVATGNTNLLKWMDDSPYIECDPHSHEGMVGGFTYNYADVAHLHDSLGVTNRKNAGGFKIDGLQNGSDWQDFENGMTCVKFTSAPKWKPNVMWGGSFSAGVHNDMNFYGSYKPQSRTNYSTHVNTNRVACQGNGCSAHFTDTTDENRIINQLKVLFTNVHNGTYDANQYYTQAVQFDCRDVNKTNFIKRLCTILDTVNNYVKKGWVEWATITEKDQYWRSSSGLDSAYYFLDCDNLPASVAAMKKAENKIVISPNPASDILSITSEGEKIKQFEIYDMTGKIAFVDSPALQSYSLNVKAFESGLYFLKAKSDSGALMRTKFVVY, encoded by the coding sequence ATGAAAAAAATTCTACTCCCTGTCTGTATGATGGCTATTACCGTTGCGCTACATGCTCAACCCAAAGTGTACATTAACTTGAACTCACATAATGAAACAAGCGGCGAGCCGCTTTATGATGCAACACTTCCGTTGAACTACAACACCGCTTATACCGCCATAAAAGAAATTGCGGATAGCGTGATCAGTAAAAAAGTTAAATGGAATTTTCAATCTGATGTCCGTTTCCTTTTGGGTGCTATAAAGCATGATCCTAAAAGTGTCGCTACGGGCAATACCAATTTATTGAAATGGATGGACGATTCTCCTTACATTGAATGTGATCCGCATTCGCATGAGGGAATGGTTGGCGGCTTTACATACAATTATGCCGACGTGGCTCATTTGCATGATTCACTGGGCGTTACTAACCGCAAGAACGCCGGAGGTTTTAAAATAGATGGCCTGCAAAACGGGAGTGACTGGCAGGATTTTGAAAATGGAATGACATGCGTGAAATTTACCTCTGCGCCAAAATGGAAACCAAATGTAATGTGGGGCGGCAGTTTCAGCGCAGGCGTTCACAACGATATGAATTTTTATGGTTCATATAAGCCCCAAAGCCGGACTAACTATTCCACTCATGTAAACACAAACAGGGTGGCCTGCCAGGGTAATGGCTGTTCAGCGCACTTCACCGACACAACGGATGAGAACAGGATCATCAATCAGCTAAAAGTTTTGTTTACAAATGTTCACAATGGCACTTACGATGCTAACCAGTATTATACCCAGGCCGTACAATTCGATTGTCGTGATGTGAACAAAACAAATTTTATTAAACGCCTCTGCACTATTTTAGATACTGTTAATAATTACGTAAAAAAGGGATGGGTTGAATGGGCTACCATCACCGAGAAGGACCAATACTGGAGATCCTCCTCAGGGTTGGATAGCGCGTATTATTTTTTGGATTGCGATAATTTACCGGCTTCAGTAGCCGCAATGAAAAAAGCTGAAAACAAAATTGTAATTTCTCCGAATCCTGCCAGCGATATTTTATCGATAACATCAGAAGGCGAAAAGATCAAACAATTTGAAATTTATGATATGACCGGAAAAATAGCTTTTGTTGATTCTCCTGCTTTGCAAAGTTATAGCCTGAATGTGAAAGCTTTTGAGTCCGGCCTTTATTTTCTAAAAGCCAAAAGCGATAGTGGCGCCCTGATGAGAACAAAATTTGTTGTTTACTGA
- a CDS encoding glycosyltransferase family 2 protein, translating to MKVTGFTFIRNAIKYDYPVVEAITSILPMCDEFVVAVGKSEDETLQLIKNINSPKIRIVETVWDDTLRKGGQVLADETNKALKAVSPDSTWTFYIQADECIHEKYLPAIKEAMLKWKDDKQVEGLLFNYLHFYGSYDYTGDSRKWYRKEIRITRNDSGITSYRDAQGFRKNGEKLKIKPVDAFVYHYGWVKPPQLQQAKREVFNRLWHDEEWMKKNIKQVNEFDYSQIDSLAQFRDTHPAVMQQRIKDKNWKFIFDPSQKKLSLKSRILMFIEQTTGWRVGEYKNYKVL from the coding sequence ATGAAAGTTACAGGATTCACATTCATTCGCAATGCAATTAAATACGATTACCCCGTTGTTGAAGCGATCACTTCCATTTTACCTATGTGTGATGAGTTTGTTGTTGCGGTTGGTAAATCGGAAGACGAAACACTGCAACTTATAAAAAATATTAACTCCCCGAAAATAAGAATCGTGGAAACTGTTTGGGACGATACTTTACGCAAAGGAGGGCAAGTACTGGCTGACGAAACAAATAAAGCCCTGAAAGCAGTTTCTCCCGACAGCACCTGGACGTTTTATATTCAAGCCGATGAGTGTATACATGAAAAGTATTTGCCTGCCATTAAAGAAGCCATGTTAAAATGGAAGGATGATAAACAGGTTGAAGGATTATTATTCAATTACCTTCATTTCTATGGTTCATATGATTATACCGGTGATTCCAGGAAATGGTATAGAAAAGAAATACGCATAACCAGGAATGATTCAGGTATTACCTCTTACCGCGATGCGCAAGGGTTCCGCAAGAACGGGGAGAAGTTAAAAATAAAGCCCGTTGACGCCTTTGTATATCATTATGGCTGGGTTAAGCCTCCGCAATTGCAACAGGCAAAACGGGAAGTGTTCAACCGCCTGTGGCATGATGAAGAATGGATGAAAAAAAATATTAAGCAGGTAAATGAATTTGATTATTCCCAAATTGATTCATTGGCTCAATTCAGGGACACGCATCCCGCAGTAATGCAGCAGCGTATAAAAGACAAAAACTGGAAATTTATTTTTGACCCTTCTCAGAAAAAGCTTTCTCTTAAATCACGTATACTGATGTTTATTGAGCAAACAACAGGATGGCGAGTTGGGGAATATAAAAACTACAAGGTCCTCTGA